A single genomic interval of Pyrus communis chromosome 5, drPyrComm1.1, whole genome shotgun sequence harbors:
- the LOC137735312 gene encoding silicon efflux transporter LSI2 produces MAMASPVKVVLGSIAFAVFWVLAVFPAVPCLPIGRTAGSLLGAMLMVVFRVLPPDQAYAAIDLPIIGLLFGTMVVSIYLERADMFKYLGKLLMWKTQGARDLLCRICLISAVSSALFTNDTACVVLTEFVLKVARQHDLPPHPFLLALASSANIGSAATPIGNPQNLVIAVQSKISFGTFVIGILPAMLVGVCVNALILLCMFWRLLSVQKDEEDPALEPVPEEDVSSHRFSPATLSHSASLNSQELNSRLEIPTLQSSPNLDVSIGNVETLRNRLPSSENEVNKVPSGAIESARISSASKEETNDLSSHKRDETIPSKRSPSNDRQTDAIPTESLKGKEHLTTRWKRILWKSGVYLITIGMLIALLMGLNMSWCAITAALALVVLDFTDARPSLEKVSYSLLIFFCGMFITVNGFNKTGIPSDLWDFMEPHAQIDRASGIAVLAVTILVLSNLASNVPTVLLLGGRVAASAALISAAEEKKAWLLLAWVSTVAGNLSLLGSAANLIVCEQARQSPQLAYTLSFWSHLKFGVPSTLIVTAIGLTLIR; encoded by the exons TGGCTGTGTTTCCCGCTGTCCCTTGCTTGCCAATCGGTAGGACTGCAGGGTCCCTCCTAGGGGCAATGCTTATGGTTGTTTTCCGAGTCTTACCTCCTGATCAAGCATACGCTGCGATTGATCTCCCAATCATTGGTCTTCTGTTCGGGACAATGGTTGTGAGTATCTATCTCGAAAGAGCAGATATGTTCAAGTATTTGGGCAAGTTGCTTATGTGGAAAACTCAAGGGGCAAGGGACTTGCTCTGTCGAATCTGTTTGATTTCTGCAGTTTCGAGCGCTCTCTTCACCAATGACACCGCTTGCGTGGTTTTGACCGAGTTTGTTTTGAAAGTTGCAAGACAACATGACCTCCCGCCTCATCCTTTCCTACTCGCCCTTGCCTCGAGTGCAAACATTGGGTCTGCAGCAACCCCGATTGGCAATCCTCAAAACCTTGTTATAGCTGTTCAGAGCAAGATATCTTTTGGGACATTTGTGATTGGAATTCTCCCTGCAATGCTTGTGGGAGTTTGTGTGAATGCTTTGATTCTTCTATGTATGTTCTGGAGATTGTTGTCCGTCCAGAAGGATGAGGAAGATCCAGCTCTGGAACCTGTTCCAGAGGAGGATGTAAGTTCTCATCGGTTTTCGCCAGCTACATTGTCACATAGTGCATCCTTAAACTCTCAAGAACTGAACTCTAGATTGGAAATCCCGACTCTGCAAAGTTCTCCGAATCTTGATGTGAGCATAGGTAATGTCGAGACTCTTAGAAATCGCTTACCTTCTAGCGAGAATGAAGTAAACAAGGTTCCTAGTGGCGCGATAGAGTCGGCAAGAATTTCAAGCGCATCAAAAGAGGAGACAAATGATTTGTCTTCTCATAAAAGGGACGAAACAATCCCATCAAAAAGGTCTCCATCGAACGATAGACAAACAGATGCAATTCCTACGGAGTCGTTGAAAGGGAAGGAACATCTGACGACAAGATGGAAAAGGATATTGTGGAAATCTGGTGTTTACCTTATTACTATAGGAATGCTGATTGCACTGCTTATGGGCCTCAATATGTCGTGGTGTGCGATTACTGCTGCACTTGCTCTGGTTGTTCTTGACTTCACGGATGCCCGTCCAAGCCTAGAAAAG GTTTCCTATTCGCTCTTGATTTTCTTCTGCGGaatgtttataaccgtcaatgGATTCAACAAGACCGGCATTCCAAGCGATCTTTGGGACTTCATGGAGCCGCATGCGCAAATTGATCGTGCTAGCGGGATAGCAGTTCTTGCAGTCACCATACTTGTGCTGTCAAATTTGgcttcaaatgtaccaactg TTTTGTTGCTTGGAGGGCGGGTGGCAGCGTCGGCGGCCCTAATCTCTGCCGCGGAGGAGAAGAAGGCGTGGCTCCTATTAGCTTGGGTGAGCACCGTGGCCGGAAACCTGTCGCTTTTGGGATCAGCAGCCAACTTGATAGTGTGCGAGCAGGCTCGCCAATCTCCACAACTTGCCTACACATTGTCCTTCTGGAGTCATCTGAAATTTGGAGTCCCCTCCACACTTATAGTTACTGCTATTGGTTTAACACTAATTAGATGA